One Prevotella melaninogenica DNA window includes the following coding sequences:
- a CDS encoding HNH endonuclease has translation MKILNKRQSKTNIEELTTLLDKYGIAYHTLPIRLIQEKIPLKDILVENSTYQSSKLKKRLIEEGIKQEHCEICGQGNTWNDKLLVLQLDHINGIHTDNRLENLRIVCPNCHTQTDTFCTRKLRQHNYCKDCGKEITPKSTWCPECALKHNRVHKVSPSDKPSKEELLQLIKEKPFTEIGRIYGVTDNAIRKWCKKMGLPSTKRELNALYKKNTDRG, from the coding sequence TTGAAGATACTGAATAAGAGGCAGAGTAAAACTAACATAGAAGAGCTTACTACTTTATTAGATAAATACGGCATAGCTTATCATACTCTTCCCATTAGACTGATACAAGAGAAAATTCCCTTAAAAGACATACTTGTAGAAAACAGTACTTATCAATCTTCTAAACTAAAGAAGAGACTGATTGAAGAGGGTATCAAGCAGGAACATTGCGAAATATGCGGACAAGGTAACACATGGAATGACAAACTACTTGTCTTGCAATTAGACCATATCAATGGTATACACACTGATAACCGATTGGAGAACCTGCGCATCGTCTGCCCAAACTGTCATACACAAACAGATACGTTCTGTACTCGAAAACTTAGACAACACAACTACTGTAAAGACTGTGGAAAAGAGATTACTCCTAAGTCTACTTGGTGTCCCGAATGTGCATTGAAACATAACCGTGTACACAAGGTTTCACCCTCTGATAAGCCCTCCAAGGAAGAGCTACTGCAGCTAATAAAAGAGAAACCATTTACCGAAATCGGTAGAATATACGGAGTAACTGACAATGCTATCCGTAAATGGTGTAAAAAGATGGGACTACCCTCCACGAAAAGAGAGTTAAACGCATTATATAAGAAAAACACAGATAGAGGATAA